In Bifidobacterium sp. ESL0745, one DNA window encodes the following:
- the argB gene encoding acetylglutamate kinase, producing MATNAAEQSEQPVHSVGNGTKADEDTFDVHNDLKDGQKAEVLIEALPWLEEFAGQRIVVKYGGNAMIDEHLKRCFAQDVVFLHQVGMHPIVVHGGGPQISSMLGDLGIHSEFKAGLRVTTPEIMKVVRMILTGSVSRELIGLINAHGPHAVGLSGEDGSLFGAKRYRPVIDGVETDIGLVGEVTEVNPSAVESLIAQDRIPVVSSIAPNADDPTEVFNVNADSAAAALAVALHARKLVILTDVDGLYADWPDRNSLISSIGVDRLRKVLPSLQSGMVPKMRACVRALDGGVPQAHIIDGRQPHSILNEVFTSTGIGTMVVPGDGMRLRRS from the coding sequence ATGGCGACAAACGCAGCAGAACAATCTGAGCAGCCGGTTCATTCGGTCGGCAACGGTACGAAAGCGGACGAGGATACGTTCGATGTGCACAATGACCTGAAAGATGGACAGAAGGCAGAGGTGCTGATCGAGGCTCTGCCGTGGCTCGAGGAATTCGCCGGCCAACGTATCGTCGTCAAATACGGTGGCAACGCGATGATCGACGAGCATCTGAAGCGCTGCTTCGCCCAGGACGTGGTCTTTCTGCATCAGGTCGGTATGCATCCCATTGTCGTGCACGGGGGCGGGCCGCAGATCTCAAGCATGCTGGGCGACCTCGGCATCCATTCCGAATTCAAGGCAGGCCTGCGCGTTACGACGCCGGAGATCATGAAGGTGGTGCGCATGATCCTCACCGGTTCCGTCTCGCGTGAGCTGATCGGGCTCATTAACGCGCACGGCCCGCACGCCGTGGGTCTCTCCGGCGAAGACGGGTCGCTGTTCGGGGCCAAACGGTATCGTCCGGTGATCGACGGGGTTGAAACCGATATCGGGTTGGTGGGCGAAGTCACCGAAGTCAATCCCTCGGCGGTGGAAAGCCTCATTGCGCAGGACAGGATTCCCGTGGTTTCCTCGATTGCCCCCAATGCCGACGATCCGACGGAGGTCTTCAACGTCAATGCCGATTCCGCTGCGGCGGCGCTCGCCGTTGCGTTGCACGCGCGCAAGCTGGTGATTCTGACCGACGTGGACGGACTTTATGCCGATTGGCCCGATCGTAACTCGTTGATCAGTTCCATTGGCGTCGATCGGTTGCGCAAGGTGCTGCCGAGCCTGCAAAGCGGCATGGTCCCCAAGATGCGTGCCTGTGTGCGGGCGCTGGACGGCGGCGTGCCGCAGGCGCATATCATCGACGGACGCCAGCCTCATTCCATCCTGAACGAGGTGTTCACCAGCACGGGCATCGGCACCATGGTCGTACCAGGCGACGGCATGAGGCTTAGACGGAGCTGA
- a CDS encoding acetylornithine transaminase, whose protein sequence is MNEQEQTTAIGPKSQEWIARYEQVHTHAFGTPLRVMDHGKGMHVWDVDGNEYLDFLAGIAVNSLGYAHPKWVKAVSEQAGKVAHISNYFASVPQIRLAEKLLEISGAPEGSRVYFGNSGAEGNEAAMKMARLYGKTLPGGDPEQGGAPARIIALTQGFHGRTMGALSATWKLSIREPYNPLLPAVQFVEAGDLDAMQAAFDQTRKGGVGPVAGVMLELIQGEAGVRPLDAEYVKGVRRICDNNDALMIIDEVQTGIGRTGKWFAFQREDLSGGITPDIITFAKGVAGGFPMGGMIAFGKPLASLFSPGLHGSTFAGGPLATTAGLTTLQTIEEEGLVANAESRGRQLREAITACGNPLFVSVRGRGLLNAIQLAHPCSHAAMNWALDHGLIVNAVAPDALRLAPPLIVGAADVDQAVSILAGIPADLSDD, encoded by the coding sequence ATGAACGAGCAAGAACAGACAACGGCGATCGGTCCCAAAAGCCAGGAATGGATAGCCCGATATGAACAGGTGCACACCCATGCTTTCGGCACCCCGCTGCGGGTGATGGATCACGGCAAGGGCATGCATGTCTGGGATGTGGACGGCAACGAATACCTGGACTTCCTTGCGGGAATCGCCGTCAATTCGTTGGGCTATGCACATCCCAAATGGGTCAAGGCGGTAAGCGAACAGGCGGGGAAAGTCGCGCATATCAGCAATTATTTCGCCTCTGTTCCGCAAATTAGACTGGCCGAAAAGCTGCTGGAGATTTCCGGGGCGCCTGAGGGCTCGCGCGTCTATTTCGGCAATTCCGGAGCCGAAGGCAATGAGGCCGCGATGAAAATGGCCAGACTTTATGGCAAGACGCTTCCAGGTGGAGACCCTGAGCAAGGCGGCGCCCCCGCACGAATCATCGCGCTGACCCAAGGATTCCATGGCCGCACCATGGGTGCCTTGAGCGCCACTTGGAAGCTTTCCATCCGTGAGCCCTACAATCCGTTGCTTCCGGCGGTTCAATTCGTCGAAGCCGGTGATCTTGATGCCATGCAGGCGGCATTCGACCAAACCCGCAAGGGCGGTGTCGGTCCTGTGGCGGGCGTGATGCTCGAACTCATCCAGGGCGAGGCCGGTGTGCGTCCGCTCGATGCCGAATATGTCAAGGGCGTTCGCCGGATTTGCGACAACAACGATGCGTTGATGATCATCGACGAGGTGCAGACCGGCATCGGGCGCACCGGCAAATGGTTCGCCTTCCAGCGCGAGGATCTTTCCGGCGGCATCACCCCTGATATCATCACGTTCGCTAAAGGCGTTGCCGGCGGGTTCCCAATGGGTGGCATGATCGCGTTCGGCAAGCCGTTGGCATCCCTCTTTTCGCCAGGACTTCACGGATCCACGTTCGCTGGTGGCCCATTGGCTACAACGGCCGGATTGACGACGTTGCAGACCATCGAAGAGGAAGGGCTGGTGGCCAATGCCGAATCGCGTGGCCGACAGCTGCGTGAGGCCATCACGGCCTGCGGCAATCCGCTGTTCGTTTCCGTGCGAGGACGCGGATTGCTCAATGCCATCCAACTTGCCCATCCCTGCTCGCATGCCGCGATGAACTGGGCATTGGATCACGGGCTCATCGTCAATGCGGTCGCGCCTGATGCGCTTCGGCTTGCCCCGCCGCTGATTGTCGGCGCTGCAGACGTCGATCAGGCGGTTTCGATTCTCGCCGGAATCCCCGCCGATTTGTCTGACGACTGA